The sequence below is a genomic window from Streptomyces sp. NBC_00289.
GCGTGCGGCGAGCAGTGGCAGAACAGCTTCGCCATCTCGGTCGTCGGGCGCGGCTTCGACGCCCGGATCGCGGTCGAGCGGGACGCCCCGCTCACGGACTCGGCCTGTGTGTACTGCGGCAACTGTGTCGAGGTGTGCCCGACCGGAGCCCTGTCCTTCAAGTCGGAGTTCGACATGCGCGCGGCGGGTACCTGGGACGAGTCGGCGCAGACCGAGACGACCACGGTGTGCGCGTACTGCGGAGTGGGCTGCAACCTCACTCTGCACGTGCAGGACAATGAGATCGTCAAGGTCACCTCGCCGCACGACAACCCGGTGACCCACGGCAATCTCTGTATCAAGGGCCGTTTCGGCTACCAGCACGTACAGAACCGGGGCTGATCAGGACATGGGACGAGTCACGGAACGACGCAAGGTGATCCGGATCCGGGACGGGGTGGTCTCCAGCCGCCCGGACACGCTCGTCGCCGAGGAGCCGCTGGAGATCCGGCTGAACGGCAAGCCGCTGGCGATCACGATGCGCACGCCCGGCGACGACTTCGCGCTGGCCGCCGGGTTCCTGGTCAGCGAGGGTGTCCTGGGCGCGGCCTCCGACCTGCAGAACATCGTGTACTGCGCGGGGGCGACCGTGGACGGTTCGAACTCCTACAACGTGGTCGACGTGCGGACCGCCCCCGACGTGCCGATGCCGGACATCACGCTGGAGCGCAACGTCTACACGACCTCGTCCTGCGGCCTGTGCGGCAAGGCGAGCCTCGACGCGGTCCGTACGACGGCCCGCTGGCCGATCGCCGACACTCCCCCGGTCCGGGTGGACCCGGAGCTGCTCGCGGGTCTCCCCGACCGGCTGCGCGCGGCCCAGCGGGTCTTCGACCGGACCGGGGGGCTGCACGCGGCCGCCCTGTTCGCCGAGGACGGTGAGCTGCTCGACGTCCGGGAGGACGTGGGCCGGCACAACGCGGTCGACAAGCTGGTCGGCCGCGCCCTGCAGAACGGGGATCTGCCGCTGTCGCGGGTGATCCTGCTGGTGTCGGGGCGGGCGTCGTTCGAGCTGGCGCAGAAGGCCGTGATGGCGGGCATTCCGGTGCTGGCGGCCGTCTCGGCGCCCTCGTCGCTCGCCGTGGACCTGGCCGCGGAGACGGGGCTGACGCTGGTGGGGTTCCTGCGCGGCAGTTCCATGAACGTGTACGCGGGCGAGGACCGCATCGCCCTGCGGGCCGCGGCCGCCCAGGGCTGAACGGTTCCCCGCGGCACGGCGGCGGGGCCCCGGCCGGCGGGGAGCGCCCCCTGCGCCGCGGGGCCCCGCCTCAGTCTCCCGGCGTGAAGCGCACCTCCGCGGCCCGGACCACCGAGCCGAGCCGCGGGAAGTCCAGCCGCACCGACGCCTCGTGCTCGGGTGCGGTCAGCGCGGTCATGGCGTCCTCGACGAAGACGAGGTCGTAGCCGAGGTCGCCGGCCGCGCGGGCGGTGGACTCCACGCCGAGGTTGGTGGCGATGCCGCCGAACACGAGGGTGGTGACGCCGTGCGCGCGCAGCCGGTCGTCCAGGCCGGTGCCCTGGAAGGCGCCGATCGTCCGCTTCACGATCTCCAGGTCGCCGTCCTTCGACAGGCCGGCCACGAGACCGCTGCCGGACGGCTGTTCGGCGACCCCGGGGCGTTCGACGCGGACCAGCACGACGAGCGCGCCGGCCGAGCGGAAGGCCGCCGCCAGTTCGCCGGCGGTGGCGAGGACCTCGGCTCCCTTGTGGGGCTCCAGTGGCAGGGCGACGATGCGGTCCATCAGATCGACGAGCACGAGGGCGCTGCGCGCGGGATCGAGGGCGAGTCGGGGCTCGGGGCTGCCTGTTGCGGTCATGACGGAACGTTATCCGCCGTGCGCCGTCGGTGCCGGATATACCGTCAACGGGCCCGCGTGGCGCGCCGGTTCGCCGTGCGGGCGCCGGAGGGCGGGGGGGACGGCCCATGGACCGGACGCACGGCAGCCGCTAACGTCCGGGACCGTGCCCGAGGACGGACGAGCACGAGAGCGGACGGGAGCCCGGGTCGGTCTGTTGCTGACCCTGGTTCTCGCGGCCGTGCTGCTCACCGCGCTCCCGGACGCCGGCGACCGTGACGATCGACAAAATGGCGCCGACTGTCTACCGCATACCGTCGCCTCGTGGTCGGCCGACGACCGTCTCACCGCCGAGTTCGCCCGCTACGGCGACGACGCGACCCGCGGCGACGACTGGACCGGCGGCGACGGCACCCACTCGGTGCGGCTGCCGGACGGCCGGGTCCTGTGGCTCTTCTCGGACACCTACCTCGGCCAGGTGCACGGCCCGCCCAACCCGGTCGGCGAGTCCTTCACCTGGCGGGACGCGGCCGCGCCGCTGGTGCGCAACTCGGCCGTCGTGATGACGGGACGGAGCCTGCGGTCCACGCTGCCCGCCCCCCTCTTCCCCGATCCGGCTCCCGGTCAGTGGCGCTGGCCGGTCGCGGCCCGGGTCGAGCCCCGCTCCCCCGGCTCGGCCGAGCGGGTCGTACGGGTGCTGCTGTGGGTGCGGACGGCCGGTCCGGCGCCGTGGGTGTACGGCGTGCCGACCGCCACCGAGGTGGCCACGCTCTCGCTGCCCGACCTGCGGGTCGAGTCGGTCGTGACGGTGCGCGACGAGCAGTCGGTGCCGGATCCCTCCCGGCGCGTCCTGTTCGGCACGACGCTGGTCGAGGAGGGGGGCTGGACGTACGTCTTCGGCGGCGACGACGCCCAGGCGGCGTCCCGGCCGGCCTCGTCGGCATACGTGGCGCGGGTGCCGGAGGGCAGGCTCGGGGAGCCGTCCCGCTGGCAGTACTGGAACGGTTCGGGATGGGCGGCCGGTGCGCGTCCGCGCGCGGTGCTCGGGGACGGGCTGCGCACGGGTGTGGGGAGCGCGTTCTCGGTGGTGCGGTCGGCGGGGACGTACGTCCTGTTCACCATGGCGGCGGGGACCGCGGGGCTGACGACCGTGACCTCGTACTGGGCCTGCTCCCCGACCGGGCCGTGGCACGGGCCGAGCGGGAACTTCGGCGCGTCGCTGCCGCCGGGGCAGGTCGCCGCGTACAACCCGCAGGTGCATCCCGAACTGGGCGGCGGCGGACGGCTGGTGCTGAGCTACGACGTCAACTGGCTGGAGACGGGCCCGACGGGCGGTGCCGCGGCGCAGCTCAGCCGGAACGTGTCCCTGTACCGACCGCGGTTCGTGACGCTGCGGCTGACGACGGCCCGCTGATCCCCGCGCGCGGATCACGCGGGTCGCGGGCCCGGCGTTTGGCGATCACCGCGCACACCATGAGCTGCATCTGGTGGAAGAGCATCAGCGGCAGCACCGCCAGCGAGGCGTGCGCTCCGAACAGGACGCTCGCCATGGGCAGTCCGGCGGCGAGGGACTTCTTCGAGCCGGCGAACTGGATGGCGATCCGGTCCTCCCGGCCGAAGCGCAGTGCCCTGGCGCCGTACCAGGTCAGGGCGAGCATCACGGCGAGCAGCACGGCCTCGACGACCAGCAGGCCGGCCAGGCGGGACGGGCTGACCTGGTCCCAGACGCCCTGCACCATGCCCTCGCTGAAGGCGGTGTAGACGACGAGGAGGATCGAGCCGCGGTCGACCAGGCCGAGGACCTTCTTGTGGCGGGTGACGAAGTCTCCGATCCAGCGGCGCAGCACCTGCCCGGCGAGGAAGGGCACGAGCAGTTGCAGCACGATCTTGACGAGTGAGTCGGCGGAGAACCCGCCGCCGCTGTTGCCGAGGAGGACGGCCGCGAGGAGCGGGGTGAGGACGATGCCGACCAGCGAGGAGAAGGAGCCCGCGCAGATCGCGGCGGGCACGTTGCCGCGGGCGATGGAGGTGAAGGCGATGGAGGACTGGATGGTGGAGGGGACCAGGGTGAGGAACAGCAGCCCCTGGTAGAGCGGCTGGGTGAGGAGCACCGGGACGAGTCCGCGGGCGGCCAGGCCGAGCAGCGGGAAGACGACGAAGGTACAGGCGAGGACGGTGGTGTGGAGCCGCCAGTGCCTGAGTCCGTCGAGCGCCTCACGGGTGGAGAGGCGGGCGCCGTAGAGGAAGAAGAGGAAGGCGATGGCGGCGGTGGAGGCGCCGGAGGCCACGTCGGCGCCGGTCCCGCGCGCGGGCAGCAGGGCCGCGAGGCCCACCGTCCCGAGCAGCAGCAGGATGTAGGGGTCGATCGGCAGCCGGCTCGGCCGTCGCAGGCGTTTCACGGTGCTCCACTTGCTTGTGCTCCGGCGGTGCGGCGGGCGGCTGTCGCCCGGCCGGCCGGCGGCGGTTCGTCGGTCGGGGCGGGGCCGGACGGCCCCTCTCCATCGTGCTCCTCCCGTCCGCGATCGGGAATCCGGCATACCACTCTGACTGTCATCACGTTCTGCGATAGCCTGGCGGAGTGTACGACCCGTCCCAGTTGCGTACGTTCCTGGCGGTGGCCCAGACGCTGAGCTTCACGCAGGCCGCCCGGCGGCTCGGGCTGCGCCAGTCGACCGTCAGTCAGCATGTGCGGCGCCTGGAGGACGCCACCGGGCGGCAGTTGTTCACGCGGGACACGCACTCCGTGGAGCTGACGGAGGACGGGGAGGCGATGCTCGGCTTCGCGCGCCGGATCCTGGAGGTGCACGAGCAGGCGTCGGTGTTCTTCACCGGGGCGCGGGTGCGCGGGCGGTTGCGGTTCGGGGCGTCGGAGGACTTCGTGCTGACCCGGCTGCCGGAGATCCTGGAGGGGTTCCGTTACGACCATCCCGAGGTCGACCTGGAGCTGACGGTGGAACTCTCGGGCACCCTGTACGAGCGGCTGGCCGCCGGGAAGCTGGACCTGGTGCTGGCCAAGCGGCGCCCCGGGGATCCGCGCGGGGAGCTGGTGTGGCACGACGGACTGGTGTGGATCGGCGCGGAGCGGCTGCGCCTGGACCCGGACCGGCCGGTTCCGCTGATCGTCTATCCGCCGCCGGGCATCACGCGGGCGCTCGCCCTGGAGGCGCTGGAGCGGCAGGGCCGGGAGTGGCGCGTCGTGTGCACCAGCGGCAGCCTCAACGGTCTGATCGCGGCGGCCCGCGCGGGCCTGGGTGTGATGGCCCACTCGCGGGGCCTGATCCCGCCGGGCCTGGTGCGGGTGCCGGACCGGTCCGGGCTGCCGGAGCTCGGCCGGGTCGACTTCGTGCTCGTCCACGGTCCCCGCCGCACCTCGGCCCAGAGCGCGGCGGACGCCCTGGCGGCGGCGATCCTGGCCGGCGGGGACCGGCTCCAGCGGCGTCAGCGCAGCGGCGGCTGATACGTCAGCTGCTTGACCCGCCGCAAAAACAGTGAGGTCTCCACGTGCTGCACGCCCTCCAGCCGGCCGAGGGGCCCGCTCAGGTAGGCGTACAGGTCCGCCGTGCTTCGGGTGACCGCGGTGGCGATGATGCTGCACGGGCCGGCCGTCGCCGCGGCGTGGGCGATCTCGCCGTGGGTCGCGAGCGCCTCGCCGACGGAGTGGAGGGCGGCGGGCGTGGTGGTGATCCACAGGGCGGCGAGGATCGGGTAGCCGATCGTCTCGGTGTGGTACTCCGCGTCGATGTGGACGGCGCCCGAGCCCAGCAGCGCGGCGAGGCGGCGCTTGACCGCGGACTCGGAGCGGCCGGTGGCGCGCTGGAGTTCCGGACAGGTGGCGCGGCCGTCGCGTTCCAGGACGGCGAGCAGCGGCTCGTCCTCCGGGTCGATACGGACCGGCCCGTGGTGGGACCCGGGACCGGGCCGCAGGGCGGCGGTCTCGTCGGCGGTGAGCGCCCCGAGTTTGCCCAGCCAGCCGTCGGGCCCGCCGTAGAAGCGGTGCAGGCTCTGGTGGGCGCGGATCTCCATCACGCGCGGGGTGCGCGGGAGTTTGCCGAGGAGCAGGTCGTCACGGTCACCGGCGCTGCGCGGTCGGGTGCCGAAGATGATCTCGGTGCCGCCGGAGGCGATGCCGATCCAGCTCGTGTCGGGCCGTTTGGCGAGCGCCTCCGCGATGGCCGGGGCGCTGTCCGGAACGCAGCGCAGGCGCAGGGTCCACTGGTCGTGGCCGAGGCGTTCGGCGTCCCGGACGGCGACGACCCGCAGTCCGCCCTCGGCGCACAGCCTGCGGTAGCGGCGGGCGACGGTCTGGTCGGAGACGCCGAGCACCGCGCCGAGACGGCTGAAGGAGGCCCGGCCGTCGACCTCCAGCGCGTTGAGGAGCCGCAGGTCCAGTTGGTCGAAGGTGGAGGATTCCCGCTCCATGCCGCCCGTCTCTGTCGGATTCCGTCGCCCGGTGGCGTGATACCGCTTCGATCGCCCGGTCGGCGTCCATCGTACGGAGGCATGCGCATTCGGCGCACGGATCGTACGAGGGGGTTTGAGGACATGCGTACATGGGGGCCGTTGACGGCGGTGTGCCTGGGCACGTTCATGTTGCTGCTGGACGTGACGATCGTCGTCGTGGCGCTGCCGGACATGGCGGCGGGGCTGCACGCGTCGCTGAGTGATCTGCAGTGGGTGATGGACGGGTACGCGCTGGCGTTGGCCGCGCTGCTGCTCGGGGCGGGCGCAGCGGCGGACGTGCTGGGGCGGCGGCGGGTGCATGTGGTGGGCGTCGTGCTGTTCGCGGCGGCGTCGCTGTGGTGCGGTGTCGCGACGGGGCCGGCGATGCTGGTCGCCGCGCGGGCGGTGCAGGGTGTGGGCGCGGCGGCGATGTTCGCCACGACGCTGCCCCTGCTGGGCTCGGTCTACCAGGGCAGGCAGCGGTCGGTGGCGCTCGGGGTGTGGGGCGCGGTCAGCGGCGCGGCCGCCGCGGTCGGGCCGGTGCTCGGCGGGCTGCTGACCGACGGGCCCGGCTGGCGCTGGATCTTCTACGTGAACCTGCCGGTGAGTGTGGCCGCGGTCTGGCTGACGCTGCGGGCGGTGCCGGAGTCCCGGGGTCCCGGCGGGCGCCGGATCGACTGGTCGGGGACGGCCACGTTCGCGACGCTGGCCGGCGCGGTGACGTACGGGGCGGTGCGGGCCGGGTCGCACGGCTGGGGCGAGACCGGCACGCTCGGCTCGTTCGCGGTGGCGGTGGTGGCGCTGGCCGGCTTCGTCGTGGTGGAGCGGCGCAGCGCCGATCCGCTGATCGATCCGCGGCTGTTCCTGAAGCCCGGATTCGTCGCGGTGATGGCGGGGGCGCTCGCCTTCAGCGCGGCGGCGTTCGGCGTCCTGCCCTACACCTCGCTGTGGCTGCAGACCCTGCTGGGGATGAGTCCGGTGCGCGGCGGGGTGGTGTTCCTGTGGCTGTCGGTCGCCTCGTTCGTGGTGGCGGCGGCCGGCGGGCGGCTGCTGCACGGGGTGCCGGCACGGATCACCATCGGGGGTGGTCTGCTGCTGATCGGCTCGGGCCAGTTCTGCATGACAGTCCTGGACGCGGGCTCGGGCGCGAGCACGCTGGTTCCCGGGCTGGTGCTGGTGGGGGTCGGTACGGGTCTGGTGTCGCCCGGCATCGCGGGGGCCGCGCTGGCCGCCGTACCGCCGGAGCGGGCGGGTATGGCGGGCGGCGCGGTGAACACCTTCCGGCAGCTCGGCTACGCGCTCGGCATCGCGGTCTTCGGCACCGTCCTGACCTCGCGCATGCAGGACAGCCTGTCGCACGACGCGGCCCACACCCTGGCGGGCGGTGGCGCCGGGGCGCTGCGCGGCGCGTTCTCCGAGCACGCGCTGCGCGCCGCGTTCGCCTCCGGGCTCAACACGGCGGCGGTGGCCGCGGGTGTGGTCGCGACGGTCGCCGGCGCGCTGGTGCTGGTCCTGGTCAAGGCTCCTCCGGCGGCGAAGGACGGTGTGACGCCGGCCGGTCCGCGGACGCTGAAGGAGGAGAGGGCCGCGCCGCGCGGCTGACCGGCGCGAGCGGGGTCGGAAGAGGGCCGGGACGGTGGTCGGGACGGGATCGTGACCAGGGCCGGGGCGCTGTCACCGGGTCGTACAGATTCGGTGGAGATTACGGTCCCGAAACTTACTCAACCGTCAGGTTTGTGTCCGACCCTTCCCCATGTGAGCGCATTGTGCACCCGTGACCAGCGCATACCTGAGCACTGCTCGGTTTCGGCCCCCCTCCCGCCCCGTCCCCGGGTGGGGTAGCTTTCACGGCGCTGAGCGGATTGTCACCCATCGGGCGCTGAGGAGCGGGGAGCGGGGTTTGCGCGAGTTCACCAACCCTCCGTTGGCGTTGGCACCGCCGGTGGGCGGACTGGCCGACGTCGTCTTCCACCATGCCCAGGAGGACCCGCTGCACATCGCGCTCGGCCGCAAGGACGAGGCCGGGCAGTGGCGGGACGTGAGTGCGGCGGAGTTCCGCGACGAGGTCCTCGCCCTCGCCAAGGGCCTGCTCGCGCGCGGCATCCGCTTCGGCGACCGGGTCGCGATCGTGTCCCGTACCCGCTACGAGTGGACGCTCTTCGACTTCGCGCTGTGGACGATCGGCGCCCAGGTGGTGCCGGTCTACCCCACCTCCTCGGCCGAGCAGTGCTTCTGGATGCTGTACGACTCCGAGTGCACGGCCGCCGTGGTGGAGCACGAGGACCACGCCATGACGATCGCCACCGTCATCGACCGGCTGCCGCGGCTGGGGCAGCTGTGGCAGCTGGACTCGGGCGCCCTGCAGGAGCTGTACGACGCCGGAGCCCACCTCGAGGACGAGGTGGTGCACCGCCACCGGCAGGCCGTCACCCCCGACTCGACCGCGACGATCATCTACACCTCCGGCACCACGGGCCGCCCCAAGGGCTGTGTCATCACGCACGGCAACTTCATGTACGAGGCGGACACCGTCATCGAGCGCTGGGAGCCGGTGTTCCACTCCAAGCGGGGCGACGAGGCGGCGACGCTGCTGTTCCTGCCGCTCGCGCATGTCTTCGGGCGGATGGTGCAGGTCGCCGCGATCCGGGGCCGAGTCCGTTTCGGCCACCAGCCGCAGCTGAACGCCGCCGCCCTGCTGCCCGACCTGGCCGCCTTCCGGCCGACGTTCTTCCTCGCGGTGCCGTACATCTTCGAGAAGGTGTTCAACGCGGCCCGCCGCAAGGCCGAGAAGGAGGGCAAGGCGGGGCCGTTCGAGAAGGCCGTCGAGGTCGCGGTGAAGTACGCGGACGCGATGGAGGCGAAGGCCTGGGGCACCGGGCCCGGCCCCTCGGCCGCCCTGCGCATGCAGCACCAGGTCTTCGACAAGCTCGTCTACGCCAAGGTGCGGGCCGCGATGGGCGGCCGGGTGCGGCACGCGATGTCGGGCGGCTCCGCGATGGACCGCCGCCTGGGTCTGTTCTTCGCCGGTGCGGGCGTGCACATCTACGAGGGGTACGGCCTCACCGAGTCGACCGCGGCCGCCACCGCCAACCCGCCCGAGCGCACCCGCTACGGCACGGTCGGCCGGCCGATCCCGGGCATGACCGT
It includes:
- a CDS encoding DUF4185 domain-containing protein, yielding MPEDGRARERTGARVGLLLTLVLAAVLLTALPDAGDRDDRQNGADCLPHTVASWSADDRLTAEFARYGDDATRGDDWTGGDGTHSVRLPDGRVLWLFSDTYLGQVHGPPNPVGESFTWRDAAAPLVRNSAVVMTGRSLRSTLPAPLFPDPAPGQWRWPVAARVEPRSPGSAERVVRVLLWVRTAGPAPWVYGVPTATEVATLSLPDLRVESVVTVRDEQSVPDPSRRVLFGTTLVEEGGWTYVFGGDDAQAASRPASSAYVARVPEGRLGEPSRWQYWNGSGWAAGARPRAVLGDGLRTGVGSAFSVVRSAGTYVLFTMAAGTAGLTTVTSYWACSPTGPWHGPSGNFGASLPPGQVAAYNPQVHPELGGGGRLVLSYDVNWLETGPTGGAAAQLSRNVSLYRPRFVTLRLTTAR
- a CDS encoding long-chain fatty acid--CoA ligase, with product MREFTNPPLALAPPVGGLADVVFHHAQEDPLHIALGRKDEAGQWRDVSAAEFRDEVLALAKGLLARGIRFGDRVAIVSRTRYEWTLFDFALWTIGAQVVPVYPTSSAEQCFWMLYDSECTAAVVEHEDHAMTIATVIDRLPRLGQLWQLDSGALQELYDAGAHLEDEVVHRHRQAVTPDSTATIIYTSGTTGRPKGCVITHGNFMYEADTVIERWEPVFHSKRGDEAATLLFLPLAHVFGRMVQVAAIRGRVRFGHQPQLNAAALLPDLAAFRPTFFLAVPYIFEKVFNAARRKAEKEGKAGPFEKAVEVAVKYADAMEAKAWGTGPGPSAALRMQHQVFDKLVYAKVRAAMGGRVRHAMSGGSAMDRRLGLFFAGAGVHIYEGYGLTESTAAATANPPERTRYGTVGRPIPGMTVHIADDGEIWLRGDNIFQGYLNNQKATDATLHDGWLATGDIGALDEDGFLTITGRKKEILVTSGGKSVSPGVLEERVRDHPLVAQCIVVGNDRPYIAALVTLDQEAVEHWLAMRGKPQLTPSELVRDADLETEVRRSVVAANTLVSQAESIRTFRILAQPFTEEHGLLTPSLKLKRKAIENAYADEVEALYHA
- the fdhD gene encoding formate dehydrogenase accessory sulfurtransferase FdhD; protein product: MGRVTERRKVIRIRDGVVSSRPDTLVAEEPLEIRLNGKPLAITMRTPGDDFALAAGFLVSEGVLGAASDLQNIVYCAGATVDGSNSYNVVDVRTAPDVPMPDITLERNVYTTSSCGLCGKASLDAVRTTARWPIADTPPVRVDPELLAGLPDRLRAAQRVFDRTGGLHAAALFAEDGELLDVREDVGRHNAVDKLVGRALQNGDLPLSRVILLVSGRASFELAQKAVMAGIPVLAAVSAPSSLAVDLAAETGLTLVGFLRGSSMNVYAGEDRIALRAAAAQG
- a CDS encoding bile acid:sodium symporter family protein produces the protein MPIDPYILLLLGTVGLAALLPARGTGADVASGASTAAIAFLFFLYGARLSTREALDGLRHWRLHTTVLACTFVVFPLLGLAARGLVPVLLTQPLYQGLLFLTLVPSTIQSSIAFTSIARGNVPAAICAGSFSSLVGIVLTPLLAAVLLGNSGGGFSADSLVKIVLQLLVPFLAGQVLRRWIGDFVTRHKKVLGLVDRGSILLVVYTAFSEGMVQGVWDQVSPSRLAGLLVVEAVLLAVMLALTWYGARALRFGREDRIAIQFAGSKKSLAAGLPMASVLFGAHASLAVLPLMLFHQMQLMVCAVIAKRRARDPRDPRAGISGPSSAAASRTAVGTGTRSG
- a CDS encoding LysR substrate-binding domain-containing protein translates to MYDPSQLRTFLAVAQTLSFTQAARRLGLRQSTVSQHVRRLEDATGRQLFTRDTHSVELTEDGEAMLGFARRILEVHEQASVFFTGARVRGRLRFGASEDFVLTRLPEILEGFRYDHPEVDLELTVELSGTLYERLAAGKLDLVLAKRRPGDPRGELVWHDGLVWIGAERLRLDPDRPVPLIVYPPPGITRALALEALERQGREWRVVCTSGSLNGLIAAARAGLGVMAHSRGLIPPGLVRVPDRSGLPELGRVDFVLVHGPRRTSAQSAADALAAAILAGGDRLQRRQRSGG
- a CDS encoding MFS transporter, producing the protein MRTWGPLTAVCLGTFMLLLDVTIVVVALPDMAAGLHASLSDLQWVMDGYALALAALLLGAGAAADVLGRRRVHVVGVVLFAAASLWCGVATGPAMLVAARAVQGVGAAAMFATTLPLLGSVYQGRQRSVALGVWGAVSGAAAAVGPVLGGLLTDGPGWRWIFYVNLPVSVAAVWLTLRAVPESRGPGGRRIDWSGTATFATLAGAVTYGAVRAGSHGWGETGTLGSFAVAVVALAGFVVVERRSADPLIDPRLFLKPGFVAVMAGALAFSAAAFGVLPYTSLWLQTLLGMSPVRGGVVFLWLSVASFVVAAAGGRLLHGVPARITIGGGLLLIGSGQFCMTVLDAGSGASTLVPGLVLVGVGTGLVSPGIAGAALAAVPPERAGMAGGAVNTFRQLGYALGIAVFGTVLTSRMQDSLSHDAAHTLAGGGAGALRGAFSEHALRAAFASGLNTAAVAAGVVATVAGALVLVLVKAPPAAKDGVTPAGPRTLKEERAAPRG
- a CDS encoding Lrp/AsnC family transcriptional regulator; the protein is MERESSTFDQLDLRLLNALEVDGRASFSRLGAVLGVSDQTVARRYRRLCAEGGLRVVAVRDAERLGHDQWTLRLRCVPDSAPAIAEALAKRPDTSWIGIASGGTEIIFGTRPRSAGDRDDLLLGKLPRTPRVMEIRAHQSLHRFYGGPDGWLGKLGALTADETAALRPGPGSHHGPVRIDPEDEPLLAVLERDGRATCPELQRATGRSESAVKRRLAALLGSGAVHIDAEYHTETIGYPILAALWITTTPAALHSVGEALATHGEIAHAAATAGPCSIIATAVTRSTADLYAYLSGPLGRLEGVQHVETSLFLRRVKQLTYQPPLR
- a CDS encoding isochorismatase family protein, with translation MTATGSPEPRLALDPARSALVLVDLMDRIVALPLEPHKGAEVLATAGELAAAFRSAGALVVLVRVERPGVAEQPSGSGLVAGLSKDGDLEIVKRTIGAFQGTGLDDRLRAHGVTTLVFGGIATNLGVESTARAAGDLGYDLVFVEDAMTALTAPEHEASVRLDFPRLGSVVRAAEVRFTPGD